A genomic stretch from Lysobacter soyae includes:
- the pth gene encoding aminoacyl-tRNA hydrolase: MDTIRLIVGLGNPGQEHAKTRHNAGFRFVEEMAAQAGARWNVDGKLFGETAKVSIGGHDVWLLKPATFMNLSGKSVLAALQFWKIDPAQMLVAHDELDLPTGQVRLKFDGGHGGQNGLRDIMRLLGHGKFHRLRVGIGHPGHKDRVTGWVLGRPTADEDILIGRGVDEALAVMPRFIDGDRNEAQKILHTSK; the protein is encoded by the coding sequence ATGGACACCATCCGGCTCATTGTCGGCCTCGGGAATCCGGGGCAGGAACACGCGAAAACCCGCCACAATGCGGGTTTTCGTTTTGTTGAAGAAATGGCGGCGCAAGCGGGCGCACGCTGGAATGTTGATGGCAAGCTGTTCGGCGAAACCGCGAAGGTGTCGATCGGCGGTCACGACGTTTGGCTGCTGAAACCGGCCACTTTCATGAACCTGAGCGGCAAGTCGGTATTGGCGGCATTGCAGTTCTGGAAAATCGATCCCGCACAAATGCTGGTGGCCCACGATGAACTGGACTTGCCCACGGGCCAGGTCCGATTGAAGTTCGATGGTGGCCACGGCGGCCAAAACGGCCTGCGCGACATCATGCGTTTGCTGGGCCATGGCAAGTTTCATCGTCTGCGGGTTGGTATTGGCCACCCTGGACACAAAGATCGCGTGACCGGTTGGGTGCTTGGCCGCCCGACGGCCGACGAAGACATTCTCATCGGACGCGGTGTGGATGAAGCCCTTGCGGTTATGCCGCGCTTCATCGACGGCGACCGAAACGAAGCGCAGAAAATTCTGCACACCTCGAAATAA